The genomic interval CGCGAATGTCGCGAACATGATGCTGGCCCGGGGCGCCGGTCGCGAGCACGAGATCCGGATCAAGAGCGCCCTCGGGGGTGGGAGAACGCGGCTTCTATTCGAAGGTCTCGGAGAAAGCCTGGTGCTCGCCGGCTTCTCCGGAACGCTTGGGCTCGCGCTGGGAATTCTGGCGATCCGTCCGCTTCTCGCCCTGAGCCCGGAAGGTCTTCCGCGCATGGAGGAGATCGGCGTCGACCCGACCGTCGTTTTATTCGCCGTAGGCGTCACTCTCGCGAGCGCACTACTGTGCGGAAGTATCCCTTCGTGGCGCGGCGCGAGCGCCGCTCTCGTTTCCGGCGCCCGAGGCGCCACTCGGGCGAGAAGAACGAACCGCGCCACGGCGTTTCTCGTCGGAGCGGAGGTGGCGCTCACCTTGCCCCTCGTCGTCGGCGCGGGTCTGATGGCGCGCACTCTCTGGCATCTCACCGACGTCGATCCGGGATTCGTCGCTGACAACGTGCTCGTGGCGCGCGTTTCCCTTCCGGGCGATCGATACCGAGACGACGCCCGGGTCGCCGCGTTCTATCGCCAGCTCATGGATGCGGTCGGGGATGCGGCCGGAGTCGACTCTGCCGCCTTGAGCAGTCGGCTTCCTTTCTGGAACCCCCGCTGGTCGAGTGACTTCACCGCCGAGGGGTGGCCGACGAACCGATACGGTATCGGAGTGCGGCACGACGAGGTCACGCCCGGGCTCTTTCGCACGATGGGGATTCCGCTCCTCAAGGGCCGGGATTTCGATCTCAGCGACGACCTCGGGGCCCCACCCGTCGTCATCATCAATCAAGCGCTGGCCGAGAAGTACTTCGCCGCCGAGGATCCTCTTGGAAAGCGGGTCTGCTTCGACCGTACTCCCGACGAGGATTCCGTCTGGCGGACCATCGTCGGAGTCGTGGGGAACGTTCGCCGCGAGGCCCTGAGCGTCGAGGAGGAGCCGAGCTTCTACGCTCCGGTGCTCCAGGACACGACGCGTGCAATTCACGTTATCGTACGAGCCGACCGGGGGCCGCTCGCCCTGGTCGACTCCGTCCGCGAGACCGTGCATTCAATCGACCCCGTCGTCCCGCTTTTCGACATCACGACGCTCGAGGCCGTGGTGAGGTCCTCGATGGCCCGGGAGCGGTTCCTGCTCTCGCTCTTGGCGGCAGCGGCGGGACTCGCGCTCGCGCTTGCGAGCATCGGAATCTTCGGAGTCGTCCTCTATTCGACCACGCGGCGGGTACGGGAGATCGGGATCCGAATGGCGCTCGGAGCCCGAGGGGCTTCCGTCGTCGGTCTGGTCGTTGGCCGTGGAATGCGGCCGGTTCTCGCGGGGATTGCAGCAGGGATTCTCGCGGCCGTCCTCGGGGTGCGGGCTCTGTCCACCTTCTTGTTCGAGGTCGAGCCGCTCGACCTTGCTACCTTCGCAGCCGTCGTCACAGTCGTGCTGACTGCGGGGCTCGCAGCCTGCGCGATCCCGGCTCGTTGGGCTACGCGGGTCGAGGCTTCGTCGGCGCTTCGCGCCGAATGAGAATTCCGCGCGCCCGTTGCCCGTCGATCAACGCAGGGTGCCCCGCGCGCCCGGGGCGGGGACGGGTTGGGATGCGAGCGAGGGACCCGGGATGGGCGTAAAGACGATCTGATTGTCCTGTAACGATATCCGGACCCTGCCGCCTTTCCTCAGCCGACCGCTGATGAGGTCGCGGGCGAGCATGTTCTCGAGTTGAGACTCGACTTCGCGCCGAAGGGGTCTCGCGCCATAGACGGGATCGTAGCCGTCGGCGGCGAGCTTCTCCTTGACCGCGTCGCTCACGTGGATCGTGAGGCTCTGTTCCGCAAGCCGTTCGGCGAGGTCGTCCAGGACGAGGTCGACGATTTGTCGAATGTGCGCTCTCTCCAACTGATGGAAGACGATGAGATCGTCGATGCGGTTGAGTAGCTCGGGCTTGAAGACCTTCTTCACTTGACGCATGACCCGGGTCTTGATCTCTTCGTACTTCCTCGACGATACCGGGTTGGAAAAGCCGATGCCACCGTACTCGAGAGTGATGTCTTCACTGCCGATATTGGAAGTTGCGATGATGATGGTGTTGTGGAAGCTCACCGCCCTGCCCTGAGCGTCGGTCAATCGTCCTTCTTCGAGGATCTGGAGCAGCATGTGGTAGACGTCGGGATGAGCCTTTTCGATCTCGTCCAGGAGCAGAACGCTATAGGGGTTCCGCCGAACTTTCTCGGTGAGCTGGCCTCCTTCACCGTAGCCGATGTAGCCGGGTGGTGAGCCGATCATCTTGGACACCGAGTGCCGCTCCATGTACTCGCTCATGTCGAGACGGATGAGCCTTTCCTCGTCATCGAGCAGAAACTCCGCCAGCGCCTTGGCGAGCTCGGTCTTGCCGACTCCCGTCGGACCGAGAAAGATGAAGGAGCCAATTGGCCGCCTCCGTCCCTTGAGCCCCGCCCGGTTG from Vicinamibacteria bacterium carries:
- a CDS encoding ABC transporter permease; translated protein: MRRFLRLLLLAHPPWARRRYGNEIVETAVERLAQDHRSAPVLAARECIGVVAAGLKMRLEEVRARRSPKRRRGGTTMRELAHHFRLSARSFLRQPVFTVVAVLALALGIGASVAIFTVFHAVLLRPLPFREPDRLVSVWEKNPERGWHQAQVAAANYLDWRSSARSFSDMAGYNDWLDEKVLLIEGKPSVVNASEVTGNFFDVLGISPAIGRGFDDSHTWATEEAAVVLTHRFWQRELGGAETAIGRTIRLDDTDHRILGVMPRGFAYPFADADVWVPVAWDPENRDQVWFRRAHGMRVLGRLQEGVSPEAAESELAAIASRLDAEYPETNRLMGNGITPLQEWIVGDTSRPLHILITAVGLLLLIACANVANMMLARGAGREHEIRIKSALGGGRTRLLFEGLGESLVLAGFSGTLGLALGILAIRPLLALSPEGLPRMEEIGVDPTVVLFAVGVTLASALLCGSIPSWRGASAALVSGARGATRARRTNRATAFLVGAEVALTLPLVVGAGLMARTLWHLTDVDPGFVADNVLVARVSLPGDRYRDDARVAAFYRQLMDAVGDAAGVDSAALSSRLPFWNPRWSSDFTAEGWPTNRYGIGVRHDEVTPGLFRTMGIPLLKGRDFDLSDDLGAPPVVIINQALAEKYFAAEDPLGKRVCFDRTPDEDSVWRTIVGVVGNVRREALSVEEEPSFYAPVLQDTTRAIHVIVRADRGPLALVDSVRETVHSIDPVVPLFDITTLEAVVRSSMARERFLLSLLAAAAGLALALASIGIFGVVLYSTTRRVREIGIRMALGARGASVVGLVVGRGMRPVLAGIAAGILAAVLGVRALSTFLFEVEPLDLATFAAVVTVVLTAGLAACAIPARWATRVEASSALRAE